The proteins below come from a single Mucilaginibacter mali genomic window:
- a CDS encoding pyridoxine 5'-phosphate synthase, which translates to MTRLSVNINKIATLRNSRGGNNPDLIQVAKDCERFGAQGITVHPRPDERHIRYQDVFDLKEIVTTEFNIEGNCQEQKFIDLVLSNKPEQVTLVPDVLGQITSNHGWDTIKHKDYLKEMISIFQLHGIRVSIFVDPDVKMVEGAAETGTDRIELYTEGYASHYHQNREQAISPYIHAAQAAQKLGLGLNAGHDLDLHNLQYFAQNIPGLQEVSIGHALISDALYYGLENTIQMYLRQLAL; encoded by the coding sequence ATGACCCGCTTATCCGTAAATATTAATAAAATAGCCACGCTGCGTAATTCGCGCGGGGGCAATAATCCCGATTTGATACAGGTGGCCAAAGATTGCGAACGCTTTGGCGCGCAGGGCATTACCGTGCACCCGCGCCCTGACGAAAGGCATATCCGTTACCAGGATGTGTTCGATCTGAAGGAGATCGTTACCACCGAATTCAATATCGAAGGCAATTGCCAGGAGCAAAAATTTATCGACCTGGTGCTTTCTAATAAGCCCGAACAGGTTACCCTGGTACCCGATGTATTGGGCCAGATCACCAGCAACCATGGCTGGGATACCATTAAGCATAAGGATTATTTAAAGGAGATGATCAGCATCTTTCAATTACATGGTATCCGTGTATCGATATTTGTAGACCCCGATGTAAAGATGGTGGAGGGCGCCGCCGAAACCGGCACCGACCGCATTGAACTGTATACCGAGGGCTATGCCAGCCATTATCACCAAAACCGCGAGCAGGCGATATCGCCATACATCCACGCGGCGCAGGCGGCGCAAAAGCTGGGCTTAGGCTTAAACGCCGGGCACGATCTTGACCTGCACAACCTGCAATACTTCGCGCAAAATATCCCGGGTTTACAGGAGGTAAGTATAGGCCACGCCCTGATTAGCGACGCCTTGTATTATGGGTTAGAAAATACCATCCAAATGTACCTGCGGCAACTGGCTTTGTAA
- a CDS encoding DUF5615 family PIN-like protein: MKIWVDAQLSPVIALWINESFTDINAVSMRSLDMLYASDIDIFKAARAQSVVILSKDADFVKLIELHGIPPQLIWVTCGNTSNSRMFQILKTALPQAKQLLESGEQIVEIGS; this comes from the coding sequence ATGAAGATTTGGGTGGATGCACAGCTTTCGCCTGTTATTGCCTTGTGGATAAATGAATCCTTTACTGATATTAACGCAGTTTCCATGCGTTCCTTAGATATGTTGTACGCCTCGGACATAGATATATTTAAGGCCGCCCGTGCACAATCTGTAGTGATTTTAAGCAAAGATGCAGATTTTGTAAAATTGATAGAATTGCATGGTATCCCTCCTCAATTAATATGGGTCACTTGCGGAAACACCTCAAACAGCCGGATGTTCCAGATATTAAAAACCGCGCTACCGCAAGCCAAACAGTTGTTAGAAAGTGGTGAACAGATTGTTGAAATCGGTAGTTAA
- a CDS encoding transposase: MELNQIYFYTASIKDWTSLLNTDKFKLIVLDSIIHLVKKEKIKVYGFVIMPNHIHLIWESVSMNGKEKPHASFMKFTGHQFLEELRKRDGGILERFKSEDGNRNYQFWQRNSLPIKMYDKKILEQKLNYIHLNPLQAHWNLVSDPNEYYYSSCAFYEREDMTFDWITDYRDAM, translated from the coding sequence ATGGAACTGAACCAAATATATTTTTATACCGCCAGTATAAAGGATTGGACCTCACTATTAAATACCGATAAATTCAAGTTGATAGTTTTAGATAGTATTATCCATTTAGTAAAGAAAGAGAAAATCAAAGTTTATGGATTTGTTATTATGCCTAATCATATCCACTTAATTTGGGAAAGTGTAAGTATGAATGGTAAGGAAAAGCCACACGCCAGCTTTATGAAATTTACAGGTCATCAATTTCTTGAAGAGTTAAGAAAAAGGGATGGCGGAATACTTGAGCGCTTTAAATCGGAAGACGGAAATAGAAATTATCAATTTTGGCAAAGAAACTCGCTGCCAATAAAAATGTATGATAAAAAGATATTAGAGCAAAAGCTTAATTATATTCATCTAAACCCCTTACAAGCACACTGGAATTTGGTGAGTGATCCTAATGAATATTATTATTCGTCATGTGCCTTTTATGAGCGGGAGGATATGACGTTCGACTGGATAACAGATTATCGGGATGCTATGTGA
- a CDS encoding lipase family protein: MKISSRFNFVQQVFALNMFSNLASDKKGTDHELTHDLNTLLQALLANADMQKFMDNWVVVWGPVVGSYGMDAKNPKREVVTNAMYVAANDKGQYVVAVSATNPVSKYGWLVEDFDVRTMVAWKELLEPGIQTEGETVCISNGTAVGLQHLLTLRDQTTGTTLIDYLKFTFAQTPHPVTLAVSGHSLGGAQSSVLALYLDQTLHMWNPDRKVVVSAMPTAGASPGNKAFSDHHSYVMGTRTLRFWNKLDPVPHGWEPNMVEQVPFLYYPYLQPGALLKGIAAGALSQSLIGSASVPNGGYYTQLQPQTPPLPGQVGITQTRAFSAAEIVQAIFDIGIDEVLQALKITGEAAQLIKAQLNVYIEDIANEQTLDELLDELEAYIIGKYGAEGRALIQILEVLFLEIENVALFLAQLALQHVTYYPDLMGTANMHALSQAIINNLVNAGALDDSYTNRMDTMFDPRRGLNLFVKLGEMILKILTPDFLKANGMGQLLS, translated from the coding sequence ATGAAAATTTCATCCCGCTTTAACTTTGTGCAGCAGGTGTTTGCACTTAACATGTTCTCTAACCTGGCGAGCGATAAAAAAGGCACCGACCATGAACTTACCCACGACCTAAACACGCTATTGCAGGCCCTGCTTGCCAATGCCGACATGCAGAAGTTTATGGACAACTGGGTGGTGGTATGGGGGCCGGTAGTAGGCTCGTACGGCATGGATGCCAAAAACCCTAAGCGCGAGGTTGTAACTAATGCCATGTATGTTGCCGCTAACGATAAGGGGCAATATGTGGTAGCCGTATCGGCCACCAACCCGGTATCTAAATACGGCTGGCTTGTTGAAGACTTTGACGTGCGCACCATGGTTGCGTGGAAGGAACTGTTAGAGCCAGGCATACAAACCGAGGGCGAAACGGTTTGCATATCAAACGGTACCGCTGTTGGTTTACAGCATTTGCTTACCCTAAGGGATCAAACCACGGGCACTACCCTTATCGACTACCTGAAGTTTACTTTTGCCCAAACACCACACCCGGTAACGCTGGCTGTATCCGGCCATAGCCTGGGCGGGGCGCAATCGTCGGTACTGGCCCTGTACCTCGATCAAACTTTACACATGTGGAACCCCGACCGTAAGGTAGTAGTATCGGCCATGCCTACCGCGGGCGCATCGCCGGGTAATAAAGCTTTCTCCGATCATCATAGCTATGTAATGGGCACCCGCACACTCCGTTTCTGGAACAAGCTGGATCCTGTTCCGCATGGCTGGGAACCTAATATGGTTGAGCAGGTGCCGTTTTTATATTATCCATACCTGCAACCCGGCGCGCTTTTAAAAGGCATTGCCGCCGGTGCTTTATCGCAAAGCCTTATTGGTTCGGCCTCGGTACCCAACGGTGGTTATTACACGCAGCTTCAGCCGCAAACACCACCGCTTCCGGGGCAGGTGGGCATTACCCAAACTCGCGCTTTTTCGGCAGCCGAAATTGTGCAGGCTATTTTTGATATCGGCATAGACGAAGTTTTACAAGCCTTGAAAATCACCGGCGAAGCAGCCCAACTGATAAAGGCGCAGCTAAATGTATATATTGAAGATATTGCCAACGAACAAACGCTCGACGAGTTGCTGGACGAACTGGAAGCCTACATCATCGGCAAATATGGCGCTGAAGGCAGGGCGTTGATACAAATACTGGAAGTATTGTTCCTTGAAATTGAGAACGTGGCGCTGTTCCTGGCGCAGCTTGCCCTGCAGCATGTTACGTACTACCCCGACCTGATGGGTACCGCCAACATGCACGCCTTGTCGCAGGCCATCATCAACAACCTGGTAAACGCCGGCGCACTCGATGACAGTTATACCAATCGGATGGATACCATGTTCGACCCTCGGCGGGGGTTAAACCTATTTGTTAAACTGGGCGAAATGATATTAAAGATCCTTACCCCCGATTTTCTGAAAGCTAACGGTATGGGGCAACTATTATCCTGA
- a CDS encoding DUF433 domain-containing protein: MRIRVIDVLDLLASGLTQEQVLEELPDLEKEDIEAALKYAGSRLDHPIIAA, encoded by the coding sequence ATGCGAATCCGTGTAATTGACGTGCTTGACTTACTGGCATCAGGCCTTACCCAGGAACAAGTGTTGGAAGAACTACCCGATCTTGAAAAGGAAGATATTGAAGCCGCACTTAAATATGCGGGTAGCCGGCTTGATCACCCAATTATAGCTGCATGA
- a CDS encoding acyltransferase family protein, whose translation MDTNKTAPAILQTKQHFEILDGLRGVAALSVVIFHFMEWVYSDYGKNFIGHGFLAVDFFFCLSGFVIGYAYDDRIAKMGMAEFFKSRVIRLHPLVILGSVLGLLAFLFDPFVGHPGVYSAGMIALTLFCSLLISPFPIMGDRGFNLFSFNAPAWSLFWEYMANIVYAFVLYKIARRYLLLLTVLAAAALCFVAYRSGNLMGGWSGPTFWDGCARISYSFLAGLLVYRYNFIIKNKLGFTGIALLLFLAFIMPFNKWNWVSEPLVVLFYFPLLIALGAGATLTPGLKKLCNFSGKISYPLYMTHYTFLWMFGNYYLSHKPGTAQLSLIVITSVILLIGFAYLVMVVYDIPVRKYLSNKRNEWLAKQKATNRQ comes from the coding sequence ATGGATACCAACAAAACCGCGCCGGCAATTCTGCAAACCAAACAACATTTCGAGATATTGGATGGCCTGCGGGGCGTAGCTGCCCTCTCCGTGGTGATATTTCATTTTATGGAATGGGTTTACAGCGATTACGGCAAAAACTTTATCGGGCATGGTTTCCTGGCAGTCGATTTCTTTTTTTGCCTTTCGGGCTTTGTTATCGGGTATGCTTATGATGACCGGATAGCCAAAATGGGCATGGCGGAGTTTTTTAAATCGAGGGTCATCCGCCTGCACCCGCTGGTGATATTAGGCTCGGTACTGGGCCTGCTGGCCTTCCTGTTCGATCCGTTTGTCGGCCATCCGGGAGTATACAGCGCCGGGATGATCGCCCTTACCTTGTTTTGTTCGTTACTTATCAGCCCGTTCCCCATCATGGGCGACAGGGGGTTTAACCTGTTCAGCTTCAACGCACCAGCATGGTCGCTGTTTTGGGAGTATATGGCAAATATTGTTTACGCGTTTGTGCTTTATAAAATAGCCCGGCGCTACCTGTTGCTTTTAACCGTCCTTGCTGCCGCAGCACTTTGCTTTGTAGCTTACCGTTCGGGTAATTTAATGGGCGGCTGGAGCGGCCCTACCTTTTGGGATGGCTGCGCGCGGATATCCTATTCGTTTTTAGCGGGGTTGCTGGTTTACCGCTACAACTTTATCATCAAAAACAAGCTGGGTTTTACCGGCATCGCCCTATTACTGTTCCTGGCTTTTATTATGCCGTTTAATAAATGGAACTGGGTATCCGAACCTTTGGTCGTACTGTTTTATTTCCCCCTGCTAATTGCTTTGGGCGCGGGCGCCACTTTAACACCGGGCTTAAAAAAGCTTTGCAATTTTTCGGGGAAGATCTCCTACCCCCTGTACATGACGCATTATACCTTTCTATGGATGTTCGGCAACTACTACCTCAGTCATAAACCGGGTACCGCGCAATTGTCGCTCATTGTCATCACCTCGGTTATCCTGTTGATCGGGTTCGCGTACCTGGTAATGGTAGTTTATGATATCCCCGTAAGGAAATACCTTAGCAATAAGCGCAACGAGTGGCTTGCCAAACAAAAAGCTACTAATCGCCAATAA
- a CDS encoding M1 family metallopeptidase: MIKSFLLSAFACCAFVAANAQTLTIPQPMAKTYANGTRGMDGKPGKNFWMNHGKYDIAITVNPPHSTVKGVEHITYYNESPDKLDSLNMKLIVNSHRRGPVSAPGATPSPTDGLQVDEISVNGTKTTWDNAKVSETNYMMPLAKPLLPHQSVTLDITWHYLMVQGRGRESIIDPTTFYIAYFYPRVSVYDDYKGWDTQPFGGGLEFYNDLNDYTLSVTVPKDFIVWSTGTHLNPDEVLKPEIAARLKKSFTSDSTIHVATAKDLADKVVTAQNATNTWKFKASNISDMAVAVSDHYDWDAGSVIVDDKTKRRVSMQAAFPDASEDFHHSVQHGRHSLAWFSRNWPGVPYPFEKSTAVQGFADMEFPMMMNDSHQTDLGFAQLVQDHEQAHTYMPFYMSTNESYYAFMDEGWATTFEYLIGIEEKGQKGADDFYKQFRVTRWIHGAHDKENPTITPSPNVTFGAGNNSYGKASLSYLALKDLLGDDLFRKALHTYMDNWHGKHPIPWDYFNSMKAGSGKNLDWFFYNWFYTPSYVDLSLANVSISGNKYTLDIKNVGGFANPFNVVATYADGSTESFHQTPAVWEKDQKQAIVNVKAAKQVKSITIDNGIYMDANEKDNTWTAQ; this comes from the coding sequence ATGATCAAATCATTTTTACTATCGGCCTTTGCCTGCTGCGCTTTTGTGGCGGCCAACGCGCAAACCTTAACCATTCCGCAGCCTATGGCCAAAACCTATGCCAACGGTACCCGCGGTATGGATGGCAAACCCGGCAAAAACTTCTGGATGAACCACGGGAAGTATGATATTGCCATCACCGTTAACCCGCCGCACAGTACGGTTAAGGGGGTGGAACACATTACCTATTATAACGAAAGCCCCGATAAACTGGATAGCCTGAACATGAAGCTGATCGTTAACAGTCACCGCCGCGGGCCTGTGTCGGCACCGGGCGCTACGCCAAGCCCTACCGATGGCTTGCAGGTTGACGAGATCTCGGTTAACGGCACCAAAACCACCTGGGATAATGCCAAAGTTTCGGAAACCAATTACATGATGCCACTGGCCAAACCCTTGCTGCCGCACCAGTCGGTAACGCTGGATATTACCTGGCACTACCTGATGGTACAGGGCCGCGGCCGCGAAAGTATTATCGACCCGACTACCTTTTATATCGCCTATTTCTACCCTCGCGTATCGGTTTATGACGATTACAAAGGCTGGGATACCCAACCTTTTGGTGGTGGCTTAGAGTTTTATAACGATTTGAACGACTACACACTGAGCGTAACCGTTCCGAAGGATTTTATTGTATGGTCGACAGGTACACACCTGAACCCTGATGAAGTTTTGAAACCAGAGATAGCGGCACGCCTGAAAAAATCGTTCACCAGCGATTCTACCATCCACGTGGCCACGGCTAAAGATCTGGCCGATAAGGTAGTTACCGCTCAAAACGCCACCAACACCTGGAAGTTTAAAGCATCCAATATCAGCGATATGGCCGTAGCCGTGAGCGACCATTACGATTGGGATGCCGGCAGTGTAATTGTTGACGATAAAACCAAACGCCGCGTGAGCATGCAGGCCGCGTTCCCTGATGCTTCGGAAGATTTCCATCATTCGGTACAGCATGGCCGCCACTCGCTGGCCTGGTTCTCGCGTAACTGGCCGGGCGTACCTTATCCGTTCGAGAAATCGACCGCGGTACAAGGCTTTGCCGATATGGAGTTCCCGATGATGATGAACGACAGCCATCAAACCGACCTGGGTTTTGCCCAACTGGTGCAAGACCATGAGCAAGCCCACACCTATATGCCTTTTTACATGAGCACCAACGAAAGCTACTACGCCTTTATGGACGAGGGCTGGGCCACAACTTTCGAATACCTGATAGGTATTGAAGAAAAAGGCCAGAAGGGTGCCGATGATTTCTACAAACAATTCCGCGTTACCCGCTGGATCCACGGCGCGCACGATAAAGAAAATCCTACTATCACCCCATCACCAAATGTTACTTTCGGCGCGGGCAATAACTCGTATGGCAAAGCATCGTTAAGCTACTTGGCGTTGAAGGATCTGCTGGGCGATGACCTGTTCAGGAAAGCGCTGCATACCTATATGGATAACTGGCACGGCAAGCACCCTATCCCCTGGGATTACTTTAACTCGATGAAGGCCGGCTCGGGCAAAAACCTCGATTGGTTCTTTTACAACTGGTTCTACACCCCGTCTTATGTCGATCTGAGTTTGGCCAACGTAAGCATATCGGGCAATAAATACACGCTGGATATTAAGAACGTAGGCGGCTTCGCCAATCCGTTCAACGTGGTAGCCACTTATGCCGATGGCTCTACCGAAAGCTTCCACCAAACCCCGGCCGTTTGGGAAAAAGACCAAAAGCAGGCGATAGTAAACGTAAAAGCCGCTAAACAGGTTAAAAGCATTACCATTGATAATGGCATTTATATGGATGCCAACGAAAAGGATAATACCTGGACAGCGCAATAG
- a CDS encoding anti-sigma factor, whose protein sequence is MEEVKAYIESGVLELYVLGEVSHAERLEVEAMALKHPAIKAELEEIERSMELFAEEHEIEPSPELRNRILNSMVTNLADDRTFRSKHTETEDAPVVPMRTSESSSFYKYAFAACLALLLVSSIALYNVYNQLQDSKGQILALNAQKTQYAKTVNLQSDELEIYRGNYKMIKLPGTGKTPKAWMMLAWSPVKKHVMIDMANLNLPANDAAHQYQLWAIVDGKPVDLGVFDAKPDSATVMKIMKSVDKPQAFAVTLEPKGGSVNPTMANMTVIATI, encoded by the coding sequence GTGGAAGAAGTAAAGGCATATATCGAATCGGGGGTACTGGAACTTTATGTTCTGGGTGAGGTGAGCCACGCTGAGCGGCTTGAGGTGGAAGCGATGGCCTTAAAACATCCTGCTATTAAGGCCGAGCTGGAGGAGATCGAACGGTCGATGGAGCTGTTTGCCGAAGAGCACGAAATTGAACCATCGCCCGAGTTGCGTAACCGTATCCTGAACAGCATGGTAACCAACCTGGCCGACGACCGCACCTTCCGCAGCAAGCATACCGAAACCGAAGACGCGCCCGTGGTGCCGATGCGAACGTCGGAAAGCAGTAGTTTTTACAAATATGCCTTTGCCGCCTGCCTGGCCCTGTTGCTGGTAAGCAGCATAGCCTTATATAATGTATATAACCAGCTGCAGGATTCGAAGGGGCAGATCCTGGCCCTTAACGCGCAGAAAACCCAATACGCCAAAACCGTAAACCTGCAAAGCGACGAACTGGAGATCTACCGCGGCAATTACAAAATGATCAAACTGCCCGGAACAGGCAAAACGCCAAAAGCATGGATGATGCTGGCCTGGAGCCCGGTGAAAAAGCACGTGATGATAGACATGGCTAATTTGAACCTGCCCGCTAACGATGCCGCCCACCAATACCAGCTTTGGGCTATTGTAGATGGCAAGCCAGTTGACCTGGGCGTATTCGACGCCAAACCAGATTCGGCTACGGTAATGAAGATCATGAAATCGGTTGATAAGCCGCAGGCTTTTGCCGTAACCTTAGAGCCTAAAGGCGGCAGCGTGAACCCAACAATGGCCAATATGACGGTGATTGCCACCATCTAA
- a CDS encoding DMT family transporter, giving the protein MKQAYIKLHIALILAGFTGIFGKLITLNAALISWYRLFFSALIMLLFFAVKGKFTAITNSSKLKIGFTGLLLGIHWILFYGSIKYSNVSVGVVCFALSSFFNAILGPVINRRKLSIKELLLSSLTLCGIGLIFGMDASYRTGIILGVFSSMFSALYTLYSERIVKDYDSATFMLWQMGGGSIGLTLLMPLVLWITPVNLLIPSAADFGWLLVLAAFCTVLLYFLINAALKKISSFTVSLTFNLEPLYTILLAIVIFKEGREFTTGFYCGLMLIVSSLLFQMYSVKRLSK; this is encoded by the coding sequence ATGAAACAAGCATATATTAAATTACATATCGCCCTTATTTTGGCGGGCTTCACCGGTATATTCGGCAAATTGATCACCCTTAACGCGGCGCTGATCAGTTGGTACCGTTTATTCTTTTCAGCATTGATCATGCTGCTATTTTTTGCCGTTAAAGGCAAATTCACGGCCATTACAAATTCATCAAAACTAAAGATCGGCTTTACCGGTCTTTTATTAGGTATCCACTGGATCCTGTTTTATGGCAGTATCAAGTATTCAAATGTTTCTGTCGGGGTGGTGTGCTTTGCCCTCAGCAGCTTTTTCAATGCCATCCTTGGGCCGGTTATCAACAGGCGCAAATTATCTATAAAGGAGCTACTGCTCAGCAGCCTTACGCTTTGCGGCATCGGGTTGATATTCGGGATGGATGCCAGTTATCGTACAGGTATTATCCTGGGTGTGTTTTCTTCCATGTTCTCGGCCTTGTATACCTTGTATAGCGAGCGGATTGTTAAAGACTATGATAGCGCCACCTTTATGCTTTGGCAAATGGGCGGCGGCTCTATCGGGCTTACGCTGCTGATGCCATTGGTGCTTTGGATCACGCCGGTTAATTTGCTCATCCCATCTGCGGCCGACTTTGGCTGGCTACTTGTTTTGGCGGCTTTTTGCACCGTGTTGCTTTACTTCCTCATCAACGCGGCGCTGAAAAAGATCTCTTCGTTTACAGTGAGCCTTACATTCAATTTAGAGCCGCTTTATACCATCCTGCTGGCAATAGTTATTTTTAAAGAGGGGCGCGAGTTTACCACCGGGTTTTATTGCGGGTTGATGCTGATCGTGAGTTCGCTGCTATTCCAAATGTATAGCGTAAAGCGTTTGAGTAAATAA
- the map gene encoding type I methionyl aminopeptidase: MSISTEEERLGMQQASDAVAITLKKMREYAKPGISTKELDDYGGELLAQMGARSAPILTYNFPGHTCISINGEVAHGVPSADAVLQEGDLVNIDVSAELNGFWADNGGSFILGEDIHGHGKLVQASKEILKKAISNIKGGVKISDIGKLIETEAKKAGYTVIKNLTGHGVGRSLHEEPHEIANFCDRDNQTRFKKNSVVAIETFISTRSTYTDTQADGWTLVGNKGGFVAQHEHTIMVTGDQPVIFTAQNGIWD; encoded by the coding sequence ATGTCCATATCCACCGAAGAAGAAAGATTAGGGATGCAGCAGGCCAGCGATGCTGTGGCCATTACGCTAAAGAAGATGCGCGAGTATGCCAAACCAGGCATTTCTACCAAAGAACTTGACGATTATGGCGGCGAATTATTGGCGCAAATGGGCGCGCGCTCGGCACCGATATTAACCTATAACTTCCCGGGGCATACCTGCATCAGCATTAACGGTGAGGTGGCGCACGGCGTTCCATCGGCAGATGCCGTCCTGCAGGAGGGCGACCTGGTGAACATCGACGTATCGGCTGAGCTGAACGGTTTTTGGGCCGATAACGGCGGCTCGTTTATTTTAGGTGAGGACATTCACGGCCATGGTAAACTGGTGCAAGCATCGAAAGAGATATTAAAAAAGGCCATCAGCAATATTAAGGGCGGCGTTAAAATATCCGATATCGGTAAGCTGATTGAAACCGAAGCTAAAAAAGCGGGCTATACTGTAATAAAAAACCTGACCGGCCACGGCGTTGGCCGCAGCCTGCACGAGGAACCGCACGAAATAGCCAACTTTTGCGACCGCGATAACCAAACGCGTTTCAAAAAGAATTCGGTGGTAGCGATAGAGACCTTTATTTCAACCCGGTCTACCTATACCGATACCCAGGCCGATGGCTGGACGCTGGTAGGCAACAAGGGCGGCTTTGTTGCCCAGCACGAGCATACCATTATGGTAACCGGCGACCAGCCGGTGATATTCACCGCGCAGAACGGGATTTGGGATTGA